Genomic DNA from uncultured Desulfuromusa sp.:
CAGAATATTGACTGCATCGTCTGCCCGTTTACCGTAATTACGGGTGACATTGACTTTAACCCCTTGCGGTAATGCTTCACGTTCTATTTTTTTCAGTTTTTCGAGGATACCGTTGGCGACGGTAACAGCATTAGCTCCAGTACGTTTACCGATTGCCAGGGTTACAGCCGGAACCGGATTACCAGGTTGCCTCTCCGGACTGCCTGCTCCGTAGGCGAGCGTGGTGTACTGTTTTTCATGTAATGGCCCTGCACGTACCGTTGCAATGTCTTTGAGGAAAATTGGTTTTTGATTGGCCTGACCGATGATCAGGTTGCCCAGTTCAGGGATGTTGCTGAAAGCGGCATTGACGCGCAGAGCATACTGGTGATTACTGTTGACCAGATCTCCGGCCGGCATCACCAGATTGGAGGCACGCAGCAGCTCGAGAATCTCATTGAGGTTCAGACCTGCGCTGGCCAGTCGTTGTGGATCTATTTCGATCTGTGCGGCACGTTGTTGTCCCCCGATGACCATGCTGTCGCCAACATCGGGAATGCTCCGGAGTTGTTCCAGAACCCGCATCCCGAGTTCGCGTAGATCCATACCGTTAAACTGGTCCGAACTCAGGGTCACACCGAGAATCGGGACATCGTTCACTCCTATGCTCTTGACCAGTGGTGGTTTGGCTCCCGGCGTCATTCGGTCCATGTTGCGCATCAACTGGTTATAGAGCAGCAGCAGGCTCCGTTCTTCGTCAGCACCGACGAAAAACTGGACGGTCACCACGCCCATATCATTCACAGCATAGCCGTAGGTATGTTTAACCCCCTTGATGGTTGCCATCAAGGCTTCCAGGGGCTTGACCACCTGATTCTGTATTTCTTCCGGCGAATAGCCGGGACGCATAACGAAAATCGATGCAGCAGGGACGACGATCTCAGGGTTGTAGAGACGTGGGGTAACAAAGACGGCCATCGCTCCCCAGAGGGAGATTGCCAGCATGATTAAAAGGGTGATTTTGGTATGCAGGAAGGTTTTAGCCAACCAGCCGGCAATATTCATCGGCATTTGTTTTTCTTGCGAACTCATGCGCCGTCGCCTTGTCTGATGTGGACTTTCACTCCGTTATTAAGTTCACCTTCGGCGTTGACAACCAGACGATCACCTGCAACCAGCCCGGAAAGCACCACAATTCCGCTGTCGGTCTTTTCTCCCAGACGGACCATGCGGAATGCGGCCATGCCGTTCTCATCCAGTACAAAAACGCCGTCAATACCGGCACGTTTTTGTACCGCTGATGGCGGTGCTACGATTCCCGGTTGTTGATCTACCAGAATACGGACGCGGACAAAATCACCATTGTTGGTGTCGCTGTCGGCGGGAAGATTCAGTTTGATACTGTGACTATGTGTTATTGGATCAGCGGCACTCACCAGCCGGGCCACAGTTCCTTCAACCTGAAGCGGGTTGAAGTCGTTGCCGTCAATAGTGACAGGAACTTTCTGTTCAAGACTCAAAGTTTCAAAGGCTTGTTGACTGACCTGAACCACGACCTGCTGTAGCCCGGAACTCTGCAGGGTCAGTAGCGGATGTCCCGGAGCCGCCAACTGACCGACATCAATAAATTTGGCGACGACAGTGCCCGAAAAAGGTGCACGGACATCAACGTAGTTCAGCTGCGATTGCGCCTGCTGTAGCCCTGCCTGAGCTGCTTCCAGGTTCCCCTGAGCGACCCGATAGCCCATCTCTACCTGTTGGAATTGCTGTTCCGGAATAGCTTTCTGCCGGTAGAGATCCTGAAAGCGTTGATAGTTGGCTTCGGCATCTGCGAGCACCGATTTGGCTTTGCCAAGGGCAGCTTTCGCCTGGGCGATTCCCCCTTTGACATCGTTGGCATCGAGGGACAGGAGCAGGTCGCCCTTTTTCACCCGTTGTCCCTCATGGACCAGCAGTTTGCGGACATAGCCCATCAGCCGCGAGGCAATCTGCACCTCGCTGGTTGAGGTCACCATCCCCGGAAAGGTTGCGTAAATGGGCAATAGCTCATGCTGAACAGTGATGACCTGAGCTGTGACTTCGCTGGTCGGGGCTGTTGCTGCTTCTGCAGTCGTATAACTACCAGTCAGCAATGCAACAAGGGCCAAAATGGAGAAGAGTCTGTTTTTTGTGTTCAACATGGTTTTACCAATCTGCTGAAATTTGACCGGCAGCTGCCTGCCGATCACGTTCATTGAATCAGACTCGCGCTACTGATCGCGGTCGGAGTCAAGCGGCCAAGGGCAAGCAACAACCCGGCACGCTGCATTATCTGCTGGTAGTTAGCAGCGACGAGATCGCTACGAGATTTATCCAGTTCTGCCTGTGCTGCCAACAGTTCAGTCATGGTGGCGACGCCTTTTTCATAGCGCAACCGCTCTAACCGTTCGGCTTCCTCAGCCTGACTGATAGCGAGTTCACGGACTTTGACACGTTCTGCCGCTAATGCGACATCGCGCCAAGCTGCATTAAACTGCAGGCGTAACTGGTTACGGGCCTGATACAACCGGCTCCGCTGCTGAGAGAGTCGGGCATTTGCCTGATCGACACCGCCACGCCGGGCACCGAAATCAAACAGGTTCCAGCTCAAAACCCCGGCAACCATGCTTGATTGATTGCCACCCGGCTCCCAGTCGGTATTGTTCCACTCACTGCTGAGAAGGAGATTGAAGCTTGGCAGGTAATCAGATCGGGCAATTTTTACTTCAGCCTGACTGGCTTCAATTTTACCCCCAAGCGCCAGCAATCCCGGATTTTCTTCCAACATTTTCTGACGTAGATCGGCCAATGAGCCTTCAGGTAGAGAAACCTGCAGAACTTCAGTCACATCAACCGGGCGATCATCACCGTCACCAATCAAAATTCGCAGTTGATCATAAGTTTTGCCCAGATAAGTCTCCGCTTCACTTTTGCGCAAGCGGACACTGCTGAGGTTCAATTGGGCACGAAGCTGGTCATTACGGGCAACAACACCACGAGTAAAGAGCTTGTCGGTTAATTTGGTATAAGACTCTGCTGCTGTCACTGCTTTTTCTGCCACTGCTACAAAAGCTTTGGCGGTGTGCACTCCTTCGTAAGCCTGCAACACCTTCAGAGTTAACTGCTGTCGTGCCATCTCGTCTCCGCTACGTGCGGCACTCAGATAGGCACGAGCCTGATGCAGATAGCTACGCATCTTGCCGCCGTTATAAACGGGGACTTGAAGCTCGAGTTTGGTCTGATAATTACTATACCA
This window encodes:
- a CDS encoding TolC family protein; the protein is MNVATPSRWLMRVITLLLLGYSGLACASPASIQRLSFNEALQAALNQTPEMLISRAQIAEAQGAVKAASGHLLPKLQASYSASGSDGGLNAFGMKLNQGEATFNDFGAAQFNPSDPSSLYIAPDNLNEPGWYSNYQTKLELQVPVYNGGKMRSYLHQARAYLSAARSGDEMARQQLTLKVLQAYEGVHTAKAFVAVAEKAVTAAESYTKLTDKLFTRGVVARNDQLRAQLNLSSVRLRKSEAETYLGKTYDQLRILIGDGDDRPVDVTEVLQVSLPEGSLADLRQKMLEENPGLLALGGKIEASQAEVKIARSDYLPSFNLLLSSEWNNTDWEPGGNQSSMVAGVLSWNLFDFGARRGGVDQANARLSQQRSRLYQARNQLRLQFNAAWRDVALAAERVKVRELAISQAEEAERLERLRYEKGVATMTELLAAQAELDKSRSDLVAANYQQIMQRAGLLLALGRLTPTAISSASLIQ
- a CDS encoding efflux RND transporter periplasmic adaptor subunit, producing the protein MNVIGRQLPVKFQQIGKTMLNTKNRLFSILALVALLTGSYTTAEAATAPTSEVTAQVITVQHELLPIYATFPGMVTSTSEVQIASRLMGYVRKLLVHEGQRVKKGDLLLSLDANDVKGGIAQAKAALGKAKSVLADAEANYQRFQDLYRQKAIPEQQFQQVEMGYRVAQGNLEAAQAGLQQAQSQLNYVDVRAPFSGTVVAKFIDVGQLAAPGHPLLTLQSSGLQQVVVQVSQQAFETLSLEQKVPVTIDGNDFNPLQVEGTVARLVSAADPITHSHSIKLNLPADSDTNNGDFVRVRILVDQQPGIVAPPSAVQKRAGIDGVFVLDENGMAAFRMVRLGEKTDSGIVVLSGLVAGDRLVVNAEGELNNGVKVHIRQGDGA